The genomic segment CTGGCAGTCAGGATGCGTTTGTCGGGTTGATGAACAGCTACGTCAGCGCGTTGGGCCTGAAAAACACCCACTTCCAGACCGTTCATGGTCTGGATGCTGAAGGGCAGTATAGCTCTGCGCGCGATATGGCGTTGATTGGTCAGGCGCTGATCCGTGACGTACCAAACGAATACACCATCTACAAAGAAAAAGAGTTCACCTTCAATGGGATCCGCCAGACCAACCGTAACGGTCTGCTGTGGGATAACAGCCTGAACGTTGACGGCATCAAAACCGGCCATACCGACAAAGCGGGGTATAACCTGGTGGCCTCAGCCACCGAAGGTCAGATGCGTCTGATCTCGGCCGTGATGGGTGGCCGAACCTTCAAAGGCCGTGAAACAGAAAGCAAAAAACTGCTGACTTGGGGCTTCCGTTTCTTCGAGACCGTCAACCCCCTGAAAGCGGGCAAAGAATTTGCCTCTGAACCAGTATGGTTCGGCGATAACGACCGTGCTTCTTTGGGTGTGGATAAAGACCTGTATCTGACCATTCCTCGCGGCCGTATGAAAGATCTCAAAGCCAGCTACGTGCTGAACACCACCGAGCTGCATGCGCCGCTGCAGAAAAACCAGGTTGTGGGCACCATTAACTTCCAGCTGGACGGTAAAACCATCGATCAGCGACCACTAGTCGTCCTGCAAGAAATTCCTGAAGGCAATTTCTTCGGCAAAATCATTGATTACATTAAATTGATGTTCCATCACTGGTTTGGCTAACAATTGAACACTTGAAAGTGTGATTTTGATCCCCATATACTAGCTATCCTGATAACTCCCACCTGACGTGGGAGTTATTATTTTTTGACGTTACGCCGGAGCTGACATGAAAACCAAACTTAACGAACTGCTTGAATTCCCGACTTCATTTACTTACAAAGTAATGGGTCAGGCGTTACCTGAGCTGGTTGATCAGGTGGTTGAAGTGGTACAGCGCCATGCGCCAGGCGACTACTCCCCAACGGTAAAACCCAGCAGCAAAGGCAACTACCACTCGGTCTCTATAACCATCACTGCCACTCACATTGAGCAGGTTGAGACGCTGTACGAGGAGCTGGGTAATATCGATATTGTCCGTATGGTGCTGTAGTCCCTCTGGGGTTACCCGGTTTGCCGGGTAACCCGCCTACCCGCTGTGATATACTCCCCTTCACCTTGTATCCCTCGTCTTCGGAGACGTTGTTTTGTATCAGGATAAAATCCTTGTCCGTCATCTCGGGCTGCAACCTTACGAGCCTGTCTCGCAGGCTATGCATGACTTCACAGATTCCCGCACTGACGCCACCGCTGATGAAATTTGGCTGGTTGAGCATCTGCCGGTGTTTACTCAGGGTCAGGCGGGCAAAGCCGAGCATTTGTTGATGACGGGTGATATTCCGGTGATTCAGAGCGACCGCGGCGGGCAGGTAACCTATCATGGGCCCGGGCAGCAGGTGATGTACGTCCTGCTTAACCTTAAACGCCGCAAGCTGGGCGTGCGGGAACTTGTCACCCTGCTCGAGCAAACCGTTGTTAACACCCTGGCAGAATTTGCCATTGATGCCCATCCTCGTGCCGACGCGCCGGGGGTCTATGTTGGCGAGATGAAAATCTGTTCTCTGGGGCTGCGGATCCGTAAAGGCTGTTCATTTCACGGTCTGGCGCTGAATATTAATATGGACCTTTCGCCCTTCCAGCGCATTAATCCCTGTGGGTATGCCGGAATGGAAATGGCGCAAATGAGCCAATGGGTTGAGTCAGCTACGCCTGCTAATATTCGCCCTGTACTTTTGAACAAGTTTTTAGCCCTGCTTAACAATCCATCGCACGAATATATCATTACTTAATACATCATACATTCTGGCTCGATTATTTGACGGGCCACTGTTTATTTCCCACTTTTACGCTTTACAATAATCCATAGATTCTATATTTTCGAAGCGCCTGCATAATAGCGTTACATATTATTCACCAACCTGATAGTACCGCCTGCGGAACTCATGTTACTTGCGTGATTATCACTCAACTGTCTGTTTTAGATGAACAAGTGAGACTCACGTGACACTTTACGAATATCTAGAACGTAGCGCCCTTACAGGGCGAGCGTCATCGCTTCGCGATTCCGATGGTTTGCATGTCCTGAGTCCGGCTTTATACTCTGCGGCATGTTAATTTTCTCAGGAAGTCATTGGTATGGCCCGCAGCAAAGCCCCCCGAAAGCGTAAACCCACGCCCTCGTCCCGACTCTCACGCCCTGATTATCCGAAGCGTTTCCTCGTCTCCCTGCCCCCGGAAAGCGACCATGATGACCCCGACGAGTTTTTTTACGACACACCGCAGGATGCCATTCGTCACTGTGTCCACCTGGGGCCGCAGTTTTTCCTCGATACACACTTCGACCCGCCTCTCGTCTGTATCATCCGCGGCTTTGAGCCGCCTGACTCACCCGACGGCGATGTCGTCATTGAGTCCATGCCAGCCGATGTGTTTATTCTCGCCACAGAATCCGGCATGCTACCGGTGACCTTCGCACCGTGGGATAAACACACCGACAACTGGGCCGATGACTGTGACGACTGGCACTATCATACCGGTGCCACTGCAGAGCGATAATCCGCCGCATGTATATCCCGCGCCCCGCAAAGCTGCTGTTCACCACTGATGACGGCTGGAACAGGTATATGGATAAACACGGTGACACCCTCAGCCCGTGGACCGTTCTCTGTGTCGAGCGCATGCTCGCCTGCGGCACTGCTGCCATGGGGGTGAAGCGATACTGCTGCGCCTCCCCGGACTGTACACATTCCCGCTTCTTCTGCCAGACCTGTAAATCAAAAGGCTGCAGCTCGTGTGGACATAAAGCCACGGAACAGTGGATTACAGAGCAACAGCATATTCTGCCCGACTGTGACTGGCAGCACATCACCTTCACCATGCCCCACCTGCTGTGGCCCTTCTTCAACAGCAACTGGCCCCTTCTCAATGCACTGTTCCGGGCAGCCACCCGGGCCATACTCCGGTGGACCCGCAAACAGGGCGTGGAGGTCGGTATCTTCTGCGCCCTGCATACGTACGGCAGACAACTTAACCAGCATCCGCACATCCACCTCTCCGTTACCCGCGGCGGGCTTGATATTAAACACGGCGTATGGCGCGACCTCTTCTTTAAGAAGCATGCCGTGGAGGAAATCTGGCGCGGAGCCGTCATCCGGCTGCTGCGCCACAGTTATGACCTGATTAATCCCGGCAGCCTGCCGGGGCTGGGCCATATCCGCGATAAAACTCAGTGGCAGCGGTATCTGCAGGCGCAGTACGGACGCCGATGGAAGGTTCACTTTGCGAAGAAAACAAAAGGCGCATGGCGAAGCGTCAAATACCTCGGGCGCTACCTGAAGCGCCCGCCGGTATCGGCGGCGAAGCTCAGGCACTACAGCGCCGGCGCGGTGGTGCACCACTATTACGACCATCGTACGCAGCAGTACCGGCAGCAGACGCTGACCCAGGAGGAGATGATCGGACGCTATATCAGTCATATCCCGGAGAAGCATTTTAAGATGGTGCGTTACTACGGCTTCCTGTCTAACCGTAAACGGGGCACCTTGCTGCCGAAGGTGTATGCAGCCCTGGGGATGGAAGCGCGGAAAAAACCGGAACAGCCCGGCTTCGCCGCGCTGATGAAAGAATTTCTGCGCACGGATCCGTACAAATGCCTTCTGTGCGGGACCCGGCTGCGCTTTGTCAGCGCTCAGGCCGGGAGGCACGCCACGGAGTTAGTGGCAGAAAGGCAGCATAAAATCGACCGGAAACGATGGCTTCAGGAACAGACTGCGGGATAAGTGCATCTGAAAAACGGCTTTCAGGTTAAAAACGCGCCGAAAGAGCCATTTTATGGCCATAACATTCCCGATGGCACATCATTACTGCATTGCAGACACTGCTGTTCATGGTCAGGAAATTTTTTAAAACGATGATTCATTTTCCTAACCATCAAGCATAATAAATAAATTCAACTATCATTCATATTGTGAATGAATACGGAGTGAAAGCGTGGAGTCGAATAATTTACTAGCCAAACGCCTGAATGAACCCAGTGGCGAAGACAAGCCGCAAATTTTTCGGACTTTACGTAATATTGATCTCAATTTATTGACTATTTTTGAGGCAGTATATGTCCACAAGGGTATTGTTAACGCTGCGAAAATTCTTAATCTAACGCCCTCAGCAATAAGCCAGTCAATTCAAAAATTACGCGCAATATTTCCCGATCCCTTATTCATTCGCAAAGGCCAGGGGGTGACCCCGACCGCCTATGCGACACACCTTCACGAGTACATCAGCCAGGGGCTGGAATCTATTCTGGGCGCGCTGGACCTTACCGGAAGCTACGATAAACAGCGGACGATTACTATTGGTTGCACCCCTTCTGTCGGCGTGCTGGTGATGCCAGCTATTTTCCAGGCGGTAAAACAGCATCTCCCCCAGCTCTTGTTGCGCAATGTACCCCTGAGTGAACCTGAGGTACAGCTTGCTCAGTTCCAGACCGACCTGATTATTGACAGCAGCAACTTTAATGCCAGGGCCCTGGGGCAAAATGTTCTTTATGCTGACAGTCTGGTGCTGGTTTGCCGCCAACAGCATCCGGCACTCAGTGAGCCATTAACCATTGAAAATCTGCGTAACTACGATCACTCTTCCTTCATGACTGAAGGTCAGTCGCAGACTGCGCTGCGCCAGCGTATTGATGAGATCTTCCCGGAGCGTCAAATAAGCTTCAGCAGTTACAATATGTTTACCACTGCATCCCTGATTGGCAGTAGCGATATGCTGTGCATTATGCCTTCACGCCTGTACACTCTGCTGCGCAAATGCTGGCTGCTGCAGAGCATACCGCTCGGCCAGCTTAATGCTGAATCTATCGAAATTTCACTGCATTACAATAAACTCAGCCTGCGCGATCCGGTGCTGGAGAACGTTATCAACGTCATCCGCCAGGCCTTCTGACGTCGTGACTCCGCACAAGCCCTGCCGACCGCAGGGCAAAAGGCACAAACCAACAACTATTTTACAAATTGGCGACCTGGCAGGCTGCTTTAAGGCCCCTTTCAATGGTATACTGCCTGTCACTCGTTCAAAAATAGTTGATAAATACAATATTCCCTTGAACTGAAACGCTTTCCTTCGATATTCGCAACTGGAACACGCACGCTATGAGTAAACCCATTGTGATGGAACGCGGTGTAAAATACCGCGATGCCGATAAAATGGCCCTTATCCCGGTTAAAAACGTGGCTACAGAGCGCGAAGCGCTGTTAAGAAAACCGGAATGGATGAAAATCAAACTTCCGGCAGACTCTTCGCGTATCCAGGGGATCAAAGCAGCGATGCGCAAGAATGGTCTTCACTCCGTTTGTGAAGAAGCCTCTTGTCCGAACCTTGCTGAATGTTTCAACCACGGCACCGCCACCTTTATGATTCTGGGCGCCATTTGCACCCGCCGCTGCCCGTTCTGCGACGTGGCACATGGTCGGCCGATCGCGCCAGACGCAAACGAGCCGCAAAAACTGGCGCAGACGATTGCCGATATGGGGCTGCGTTATGTGGTTATCACCTCCGTTGACCGCGATGACCTGCGTGATGGCGGCGCTCAACACTTCGCAGACTGCATTACCGCCATTCGCGAGAAAAGCCCTGCCATTAAGATTGAGACGCTGGTTCCAGACTTCCGTGGCCGTATGGACCGCGCTCTGGACATTCTCACCGCTACGCCGCCGGATGTGTTTAACCACAATCTGGAAAACGTGCCGCGCGTTTATCGTCAGGTGCGCCCGGGTGCTGACTATAACTGGTCGCTGAAACTGCTGGAGCGCTTTAAAGAAGCCCATCCGCATATTCCTACCAAGTCTGGCTTGATGGTGGGTCTTGGTGAAACGAATGCCGAAATCATTGAAGTAATGCGCGACCTGCGCCGCCACGGTGTGACTATGCTAACGCTCGGGCAGTATCTGCAGCCTAGCCGCCACCACCTGCCGGTGCAACGCTATGTGAGCCCGGATGAGTTCGATGAGATGAAAGCCGAAGCGATGGCAATGGGCTTCACCCACGCTGCTTGCGGTCCATTTGTTCGCTCTTCCTACCATGCCGACATGCAGGCGAAAGGCGAAGAAGTGAAATGATGCTGTAATATTCATTTACAGATATACAAAAAAACCGGCTTCCTGAGCCGGTTTTTTTCGCACGCCCGCAGGTATTGCCGTTACTCTTTGTGCGAAAGCTTCTCGGCAGGAACGACATCTTCGGCGCCTTTCTTCGCAGCCGCGTCATCATCATTCATCGCTTTCTTAAAGCCTTTAATGGCGGCACCCAGGTCACCGCCCAGCGTGCGTAACTTCTTCGTACCAAACAGCAGGACGACCAGTGCGGCAACCACCAGCAGTTTGGTAATACTAATCTCACCCATAGATACCTTCTTTACATAAACAGGCTGCATTCAGCGCCAAAAATCCGATCGTATTAACGGTCATTTGACGCGTGCACACAATAGCAATCTGTAACAAGGTGAATCAAGCATTGTTGAAAAAAACATCACAACAATTGCGGTGGCGCAAATCGGCGGTTGCGCAAAACAGGCAATTGCTGACGCGCGAGCGTGATCCTCTCTGAATCGATCTCCGCCATCAACAGAGCCGGAGCTTCCGCCGCCGCCGCAATGGTCACGCCAAGCGGGTCAACCACTCTGCTCTGCCCGATATTTTTAGTGCCACACTCCCCTGCCGCCAACAGATAACAGGTAGTGTCCAGCGCGCGTGCTGACAATAGCGTCGTCCAGTGATGCTCTTTTAACGGCCCTTTCACCCAGGCGGCGGGTAATACCAGTACATCCGCCCCCTGCAGCGCCAGGCTAAGCGCCAGTTCCGGAAAACGCAGATCGTAGCAGGTCATCAGGCCGACCTTAAAACCCTCCACATTCACAAGCGCAGGGACGCTATTTCCAGGGTCGACGCGCCTGGACTCCTGAATGCTGAACGCATCATAGAGATGAAGCTTCGCATAGTGGGCGATAATGACGCCCTTGCGCAAGACCACCAGCGTGTTTGTCGCCCGTCCGGGCGCAGAAGGAACGTGGACGGTCAGAACGGTGGTCATGGAATTCCCGCGGCTCTCCTGGCAAAGCATACCTAAAAAGGCCCCGTCCAGCGGCTGTGCAGACGTTACCGGGAGTGTGGGATTGTTGTCATCCCGCGCCAGTAAGGCCTCCGGCAGGACCAGCAACGATGCGCCCTTCTGCCGGGCCTCGGCCATCAGGGCGATGCATTTACGGGCATTCACCTGCCATTCGGGCGTCACCGCAAACTGACCTATCGCAACATACATATTTGTCCCCTCAACAAAAACAGCGTTACACTCAACGGTTATACACATCAGATAGCAGGTATTTAGCGTGATACAACTACTTTTAGCCGTTTTTATCGGTGGAGGCACGGGTAGCGTTGCGCGGTGGCTCTTGAGTATGCGGTTTAACCCTTTGCACCAGGCGATCCCCCTGGGAACGCTGGCAGCAAACTTAACGGGTGCTTTTATTATAGGCATGGGTCTGGCCTGGTTTAATCGCATGCCCCATATCGACCCTATGTGGAAACTCCTGATCACCACGGGATTCTGCGGCGGCTTAACCACCTTTTCAACCTTTTCGGCTGAGGTCGTTTTTCTGCTTCAGGAGGGCCGTATCGGCTGGGCGTTTATCAACGTTGCGTTAAATTTGTTCGGCTCGTTTATGATGACGGGGATCGCATTTTGGCTATTTTCTTCAGCCAGCGCCCAATGACGAGCAGGCGTTAATGTTGGCTTAATTTTTCTCTGTCACGCTGAAGGCAATACTGAATGAGGGTGACAGAATGAAAGAGAGTTTGATGAACGCGGGGATGGTGCTATTAAGCGTACTGATTATCGCCAGTTTTCTGAAAATATATCTGCTAAGCTGATTAAGGTCAAAAAAACCCGCTCAGTGAGCGGGTTTTGAAATTCTTGCTGACGCGCCTGAATTACAGAGCGGTTACGTTAGCAGCAGAAGGGCCTTTGGCACCGTTAGTGATTTCAAACTCAACGCGCTGACCTTCAGCCAGGGTTTTGAAACCATTGGTCTGGATTGCAGAGAAGTGTACGAACACGTCTTTGCTGCCATCTTCAGGAGTAATGAAACCGAATCCTTTGGACTCATTAAACCACTTAACGTTACCTTTAATCTTAGACATCAAAATTACCTTTACATTAAAAAACGACACAAATGCTGTGTCGGTATCAGTACACCAATTGCGGGACCTTTTGTCCAGCGGTTCTTTGATAAAAAGTGACAAAAGTCGCGTTAATTTTTGCCAATGGATTTTTATCCTTGACGATCGCGCCGCTGTACATTTTATCGCCAGAAGACAATGCCTTTGCAGTTAAAACTGAAAGCGCATCCAGGCGAAGTAAACGTTACCGTTATTGTAGGTTCCTGGAATGTAGGTCATCTGGAACGTTGCCGGGCCATAGCCAACTGAAGCCAACGGCAGCAGCACCGGAACCGGAATGTACTTCCAGTTGTCTCGCGCAGTGAAGCCCGCCGTGTAACCCAACCCCACACGGAAGTTATCGTCGGCTAGCGGACGCCAGGTTTTCTCCCAACCGTAACCGCCAATAGGCTCCCACTTGTTGTAAGAGTCTTTGAAGGCCATCAGATAGAGGCCGTGCCAGTTCCCTTTGTCATCCCAACGGGATTGACCAAAACCCGCCCCCCATGGACGCTCGTTGTAGCGGTCGGTTTTTTCTTTATCATAGGCAAAACGGGCGTGCCACGTAATCGCAGGAATATAGAGGTCGTAATGTTCAGGCTCCTTCCAGGTTTGCGCGACATTATCGGTAAAGGTTGAGAACCATCCTTTATTCGCCGCGCTGTCCCCAGCTCGTGCAGCAGAAGAGAACATTAACTGCCCAAAAATAAACACTAAAATCAGACCAAATTTATTACGTACCATCACAATGCAATTACCATTCTTTGTATTCAAGGCAAAGTTTACGCGAAAATACTTGAATGAATGCTTAACGGCATCAGCGTTTCTCCTAATTAATCAGCTACTTTCCGGGAATTATCCGAGAAGATAATCTCTGCGAGTCTGAATAAGCAGTGTGAAGCCAGGCGCCAGCCAATAACCATGGTAATACCATGCCTTCTTTTCCTGCGAAGGCGTTTGACAAACCAAAAATCAACAATTCATTACCATTAAAATAACATATACTGTTTTTTAGCCCGTCAACTTCGACAGGACATCATTGCCCTCTCAATGGCAAAATATCGTTGGCATCAATTTTAGTCGTCTATTTATTGATTTTAATCAGCAAGGACTGACCATTAATTAGGCACATTCTCACCCTTCTTTTTTATTGCTTTTTGTGCTCTCGGGCAGCAAGGTTACAGGGGAAATCATGCTTACGTTTATCGAACTCCTTATCGGAGTCGTCGTCATCGTCGGTGTAGCACGCTACATCATAAAAGGGTATTCCGCCACGGGAGTGTTATTCGTCGGCGGTCTGACGCTACTCATTATTAGTGCGCTAATGGGCCACCAGGTATTGCCTGCCAGCGAAACCAGCACTGGCTATACCGCCACCGACATCGTTGAGTACATTAAGATTCTGCTAATGAGCCGCGGCGGTGACCTCGGCATGATGATCATGATGTTGTGCGGTTTCGCGGCCTATATGACCCACATCGGCGCCAACGATATGGTTGTTAAGCT from the unidentified bacterial endosymbiont genome contains:
- the dacA gene encoding D-alanyl-D-alanine carboxypeptidase DacA, whose protein sequence is MKTTFSARFVQRMALTTALCASTLCAAHADDLNIKTMIPGVPQIDAESYILIDYNSGKVLAEQNADARRDPASLTKMMTSYVIGQAMKAGKFKETDLVTIGNDAWATGNPVFKGSSLMFLKPGMQVPVSQLIRGINLQSGNDACVAMADFAAGSQDAFVGLMNSYVSALGLKNTHFQTVHGLDAEGQYSSARDMALIGQALIRDVPNEYTIYKEKEFTFNGIRQTNRNGLLWDNSLNVDGIKTGHTDKAGYNLVASATEGQMRLISAVMGGRTFKGRETESKKLLTWGFRFFETVNPLKAGKEFASEPVWFGDNDRASLGVDKDLYLTIPRGRMKDLKASYVLNTTELHAPLQKNQVVGTINFQLDGKTIDQRPLVVLQEIPEGNFFGKIIDYIKLMFHHWFG
- the ybeD gene encoding DUF493 family protein YbeD — encoded protein: MKTKLNELLEFPTSFTYKVMGQALPELVDQVVEVVQRHAPGDYSPTVKPSSKGNYHSVSITITATHIEQVETLYEELGNIDIVRMVL
- the lipB gene encoding lipoyl(octanoyl) transferase LipB — its product is MYQDKILVRHLGLQPYEPVSQAMHDFTDSRTDATADEIWLVEHLPVFTQGQAGKAEHLLMTGDIPVIQSDRGGQVTYHGPGQQVMYVLLNLKRRKLGVRELVTLLEQTVVNTLAEFAIDAHPRADAPGVYVGEMKICSLGLRIRKGCSFHGLALNINMDLSPFQRINPCGYAGMEMAQMSQWVESATPANIRPVLLNKFLALLNNPSHEYIIT
- a CDS encoding IS91 family transposase produces the protein MYIPRPAKLLFTTDDGWNRYMDKHGDTLSPWTVLCVERMLACGTAAMGVKRYCCASPDCTHSRFFCQTCKSKGCSSCGHKATEQWITEQQHILPDCDWQHITFTMPHLLWPFFNSNWPLLNALFRAATRAILRWTRKQGVEVGIFCALHTYGRQLNQHPHIHLSVTRGGLDIKHGVWRDLFFKKHAVEEIWRGAVIRLLRHSYDLINPGSLPGLGHIRDKTQWQRYLQAQYGRRWKVHFAKKTKGAWRSVKYLGRYLKRPPVSAAKLRHYSAGAVVHHYYDHRTQQYRQQTLTQEEMIGRYISHIPEKHFKMVRYYGFLSNRKRGTLLPKVYAALGMEARKKPEQPGFAALMKEFLRTDPYKCLLCGTRLRFVSAQAGRHATELVAERQHKIDRKRWLQEQTAG
- a CDS encoding YbeF family transcriptional regulator is translated as MESNNLLAKRLNEPSGEDKPQIFRTLRNIDLNLLTIFEAVYVHKGIVNAAKILNLTPSAISQSIQKLRAIFPDPLFIRKGQGVTPTAYATHLHEYISQGLESILGALDLTGSYDKQRTITIGCTPSVGVLVMPAIFQAVKQHLPQLLLRNVPLSEPEVQLAQFQTDLIIDSSNFNARALGQNVLYADSLVLVCRQQHPALSEPLTIENLRNYDHSSFMTEGQSQTALRQRIDEIFPERQISFSSYNMFTTASLIGSSDMLCIMPSRLYTLLRKCWLLQSIPLGQLNAESIEISLHYNKLSLRDPVLENVINVIRQAF
- the lipA gene encoding lipoyl synthase, which gives rise to MSKPIVMERGVKYRDADKMALIPVKNVATEREALLRKPEWMKIKLPADSSRIQGIKAAMRKNGLHSVCEEASCPNLAECFNHGTATFMILGAICTRRCPFCDVAHGRPIAPDANEPQKLAQTIADMGLRYVVITSVDRDDLRDGGAQHFADCITAIREKSPAIKIETLVPDFRGRMDRALDILTATPPDVFNHNLENVPRVYRQVRPGADYNWSLKLLERFKEAHPHIPTKSGLMVGLGETNAEIIEVMRDLRRHGVTMLTLGQYLQPSRHHLPVQRYVSPDEFDEMKAEAMAMGFTHAACGPFVRSSYHADMQAKGEEVK
- the tatE gene encoding twin-arginine translocase subunit TatE, with amino-acid sequence MGEISITKLLVVAALVVLLFGTKKLRTLGGDLGAAIKGFKKAMNDDDAAAKKGAEDVVPAEKLSHKE
- a CDS encoding deaminated glutathione amidase, whose protein sequence is MYVAIGQFAVTPEWQVNARKCIALMAEARQKGASLLVLPEALLARDDNNPTLPVTSAQPLDGAFLGMLCQESRGNSMTTVLTVHVPSAPGRATNTLVVLRKGVIIAHYAKLHLYDAFSIQESRRVDPGNSVPALVNVEGFKVGLMTCYDLRFPELALSLALQGADVLVLPAAWVKGPLKEHHWTTLLSARALDTTCYLLAAGECGTKNIGQSRVVDPLGVTIAAAAEAPALLMAEIDSERITLARQQLPVLRNRRFAPPQLL
- the crcB gene encoding fluoride efflux transporter CrcB; amino-acid sequence: MIQLLLAVFIGGGTGSVARWLLSMRFNPLHQAIPLGTLAANLTGAFIIGMGLAWFNRMPHIDPMWKLLITTGFCGGLTTFSTFSAEVVFLLQEGRIGWAFINVALNLFGSFMMTGIAFWLFSSASAQ
- the cspE gene encoding transcription antiterminator/RNA stability regulator CspE, whose product is MSKIKGNVKWFNESKGFGFITPEDGSKDVFVHFSAIQTNGFKTLAEGQRVEFEITNGAKGPSAANVTAL
- the pagP gene encoding lipid IV(A) palmitoyltransferase PagP — its product is MVRNKFGLILVFIFGQLMFSSAARAGDSAANKGWFSTFTDNVAQTWKEPEHYDLYIPAITWHARFAYDKEKTDRYNERPWGAGFGQSRWDDKGNWHGLYLMAFKDSYNKWEPIGGYGWEKTWRPLADDNFRVGLGYTAGFTARDNWKYIPVPVLLPLASVGYGPATFQMTYIPGTYNNGNVYFAWMRFQF